The following are from one region of the Rosettibacter firmus genome:
- the aat gene encoding leucyl/phenylalanyl-tRNA--protein transferase — MSEKQIISKKDFLKPEYMIQLYAQGAFPMADENGVIEWYLPEIRTIIPLDNYNIPRSLRKFMEKSNFEYKYDEKILEVILNCANRPHTWISEELIEAYKKLIKLGYVHSVEVYENNELVGGLYGIAYRGAFFGESMFSKVSQASKCALVKLLERLNEKGFVLLDVQFQTEHLKMFGSVEISFDEYNELLFKAYTKKVSF, encoded by the coding sequence ATGAGTGAAAAGCAAATTATTTCTAAAAAAGATTTTCTCAAACCCGAATATATGATTCAACTTTATGCACAGGGTGCTTTCCCTATGGCAGATGAGAATGGAGTAATTGAATGGTATCTGCCAGAAATTAGAACTATTATTCCACTTGATAACTACAACATACCTCGCTCACTTCGTAAGTTTATGGAAAAATCAAATTTTGAATACAAATACGACGAAAAAATTCTTGAAGTAATTCTAAATTGTGCAAATAGACCTCATACCTGGATTTCTGAAGAATTAATAGAAGCTTATAAAAAATTAATTAAACTCGGTTATGTTCATTCTGTTGAAGTTTATGAAAATAATGAATTGGTTGGAGGACTTTATGGAATTGCATACCGTGGAGCATTTTTTGGCGAATCGATGTTTTCAAAAGTATCGCAGGCTTCAAAATGTGCACTCGTAAAACTTTTAGAAAGATTAAATGAAAAAGGATTTGTATTACTTGATGTTCAATTTCAAACAGAACATTTGAAAATGTTTGGCTCGGTTGAAATCTCTTTTGATGAATATAATGAGTTATTATTTAAAGCTTATACAAAAAAGGTTAGTTTTTAA
- a CDS encoding DUF2721 domain-containing protein, translated as MENLFSIKAVNIIQLMLAPAVMISACGLLLLSLNNRYSLLANRIRLLNEEKRRLLLKAGEKALDTEENVRLASIAKQIEALVYRLKLVRNAVLYLVSAVSLFVLTSILLGLSSIFVVQKMDTFIIATFLVGMLLVFIGVFFAGFESKKGFDIIKFEVISHE; from the coding sequence ATGGAAAATTTATTCTCAATTAAAGCAGTTAACATAATTCAATTGATGTTAGCACCTGCAGTCATGATAAGTGCCTGCGGTCTTCTTCTTCTGAGTTTGAATAATCGATATTCACTTTTGGCCAATCGAATAAGATTATTGAATGAAGAAAAAAGAAGATTGTTATTAAAAGCTGGCGAAAAAGCTCTTGATACAGAAGAAAATGTGCGTCTTGCAAGTATTGCAAAGCAAATAGAAGCATTGGTTTATCGATTAAAACTTGTTCGGAATGCAGTTTTATATTTAGTGAGTGCTGTTTCTCTGTTTGTGTTGACTTCGATATTACTGGGATTATCTTCAATATTTGTTGTCCAAAAAATGGATACTTTTATTATTGCAACTTTTCTTGTAGGAATGTTGCTCGTTTTTATTGGAGTATTCTTTGCCGGGTTTGAATCTAAAAAAGGTTTTGATATAATAAAGTTCGAAGTAATATCACATGAGTGA
- a CDS encoding CBS domain-containing protein: MKSIKQKILTKSILTVKSGTSIYDTVLFMAKYNIGLVPVLSEDGKLLGVFSERDLVRRVIANNLDLKSTTVDTVMSKDLVLADINETYEECLKKMKDRGTRHILVIENDKLVGILSIRDLLEIDLKVQKETIEVLHNYIYSK, encoded by the coding sequence ATGAAATCAATAAAACAAAAAATTCTTACCAAGAGTATATTAACTGTAAAATCGGGAACCAGTATTTACGATACAGTCCTCTTTATGGCAAAATATAATATTGGTTTGGTTCCTGTTTTAAGCGAAGACGGAAAATTACTCGGCGTATTTTCTGAAAGAGATTTAGTAAGAAGAGTAATTGCAAATAACCTTGATTTAAAGTCGACTACTGTAGATACAGTTATGTCTAAAGATTTAGTTCTTGCAGATATAAATGAAACATACGAAGAATGCTTAAAAAAAATGAAAGATAGAGGTACAAGACATATATTAGTAATTGAAAATGATAAACTTGTTGGAATCTTATCAATTCGTGATCTTTTAGAAATAGATTTAAAGGTACAAAAAGAAACAATCGAAGTTCTTCATAATTATATATATTCAAAATAA
- a CDS encoding aminopeptidase P family protein, whose translation MFSPKIYKERRNELKKKIKSGLILFLGNDESPMNYTDNTYRFRQDSTFLYYFGIDEPNFAAIIDIDENKELIFGNDFTIDEIIWMGPQKTVKQKASRCGVKQTYSMSELENILKNALSKGRKIHFIPQYRHSNMIKLQILLGIDATRINDYASPELIKAVAEQRAVKSREEIEEIEKAISIAYEMQVSAMRFTKPGMIEKEIAGFIEGIAISMGNGLSFPVIFSKHGETLHNHYYGNKLKAGDIVVNDSGAESFLHYASDITRTFPVSGKFSQIQKEIYEIVLLAQLTAIKSIKPGVSYKDIHLKASTVIAEGLKALGLMKGDIKEAVKQGAHALFFPHGLGHLLGLDVHDLENFGENNFGYDNKIKRSSQFGLKSLRYAKALVPGIVITVEPGIYFIPQLIEKWEAEKKFEEFINYQRLNLYKNFGGIRIEDDILVTNNGSRILGKPIPKSIEEIEEVASNKI comes from the coding sequence ATGTTTTCACCAAAGATTTATAAAGAAAGAAGAAATGAACTAAAAAAGAAAATTAAAAGTGGTCTAATTCTTTTTTTGGGTAATGATGAATCACCAATGAATTATACAGATAATACCTACAGATTCAGACAGGATAGTACATTTCTATATTACTTCGGGATTGACGAGCCAAACTTTGCAGCTATTATTGATATAGACGAAAACAAAGAATTGATTTTTGGGAATGATTTTACAATAGATGAAATAATTTGGATGGGTCCACAAAAAACAGTTAAACAAAAAGCCTCAAGATGTGGAGTTAAACAGACTTATAGTATGAGTGAGTTGGAAAATATTTTGAAAAACGCACTATCAAAAGGAAGAAAAATTCATTTCATTCCGCAATATCGACATAGTAATATGATTAAGTTACAAATATTACTGGGAATTGATGCTACAAGAATAAATGATTATGCATCTCCTGAATTAATTAAAGCAGTAGCCGAACAGCGTGCTGTTAAATCAAGAGAGGAAATAGAAGAAATAGAAAAAGCAATTTCAATTGCATATGAAATGCAGGTATCGGCTATGAGATTTACAAAACCAGGAATGATTGAGAAAGAAATAGCTGGTTTTATTGAAGGAATAGCAATTTCAATGGGAAATGGTTTGTCTTTTCCAGTTATTTTTTCGAAGCATGGCGAAACTCTTCATAATCATTATTATGGAAATAAATTAAAAGCTGGAGATATTGTTGTAAATGATAGTGGTGCAGAAAGTTTTTTACATTATGCAAGTGATATTACAAGAACTTTTCCTGTAAGTGGTAAATTTTCTCAGATACAAAAAGAAATTTATGAAATAGTTTTACTTGCACAGTTAACAGCTATAAAATCCATTAAACCGGGAGTTAGTTATAAAGATATCCACTTGAAAGCTTCAACAGTAATTGCAGAAGGCTTAAAAGCACTTGGATTAATGAAAGGTGATATTAAAGAAGCTGTAAAACAAGGAGCTCATGCTCTTTTCTTTCCACATGGACTCGGTCATCTACTTGGTCTTGATGTTCATGATCTTGAAAATTTTGGTGAAAATAATTTTGGCTACGATAATAAAATAAAACGAAGCTCTCAATTTGGACTAAAATCGCTTCGTTATGCAAAAGCTCTGGTACCGGGAATTGTAATTACAGTAGAACCCGGTATTTATTTTATTCCACAATTAATTGAAAAATGGGAAGCAGAAAAAAAGTTCGAAGAATTTATAAATTATCAGAGACTGAATTTATATAAAAATTTCGGTGGAATACGAATCGAAGATGATATTTTAGTTACAAACAATGGAAGTAGAATACTTGGAAAACCTATTCCAAAATCAATCGAAGAAATTGAAGAGGTAGCTTCAAACAAAATTTGA
- a CDS encoding VIT1/CCC1 transporter family protein yields the protein MIDKKTKALWKKRLQEEIDAEFLYKTLSEIVEDEIKKSLYQKLALIEEKHINVWLEHFKRNSIPIDELKPTIKARLLSKFSKKYGSTFLSRLMLMEESSEVKSYLNLYKNSDSSQTKDIALKLAKDSALHAKSLMTSLEKQAEPWHAAESGGLLRNIVYGFNDGLTANFGLIAGVIGASAQQHIILISGIAGMIADALSMGSSGYLAAVSEKEVYEHEKAMEAEEIKLMPELEIEELALIYESKGIEKTEALQRAKEIMQNPQQALEDKMHEELGLAERNISPLTEGWVTGLATAIGALIPIFPFFLFDGSIAIWSSFAISMLSHFAVGAARSFFTGRGIFRSGFDMFIVGFGVAAIGYIIGDLVLKLFL from the coding sequence ATGATTGATAAAAAAACAAAAGCATTATGGAAGAAAAGATTGCAGGAAGAAATTGATGCTGAATTTCTGTATAAAACTTTATCAGAAATAGTAGAAGATGAAATCAAAAAATCTCTTTACCAAAAGTTAGCTTTAATAGAGGAAAAACATATAAATGTTTGGTTAGAACATTTTAAAAGAAATTCTATTCCCATTGATGAATTAAAACCAACAATAAAAGCCAGGTTATTAAGTAAGTTCAGCAAAAAATATGGTTCTACTTTTTTAAGCAGATTGATGTTAATGGAAGAATCATCAGAAGTAAAATCATATCTAAATCTTTATAAAAACTCCGATTCTTCTCAAACAAAAGACATAGCATTAAAGTTAGCCAAAGATTCAGCATTACACGCAAAATCGTTAATGACTTCACTGGAGAAGCAAGCAGAACCATGGCATGCAGCTGAATCTGGAGGATTACTTCGAAATATAGTTTATGGATTTAATGATGGATTAACAGCAAATTTTGGATTGATAGCCGGCGTAATTGGTGCTTCTGCTCAGCAGCATATAATATTGATTTCAGGTATAGCAGGAATGATTGCAGATGCACTTTCGATGGGCTCATCTGGTTATCTTGCAGCAGTAAGTGAAAAAGAAGTATACGAACATGAAAAAGCAATGGAAGCTGAAGAAATTAAATTGATGCCAGAACTTGAAATTGAAGAACTCGCATTAATTTATGAATCAAAAGGAATTGAAAAAACTGAAGCATTGCAAAGAGCTAAAGAAATTATGCAAAATCCACAACAAGCACTTGAAGATAAAATGCACGAAGAACTTGGATTGGCTGAACGAAATATTAGTCCCTTAACCGAAGGCTGGGTTACAGGATTAGCAACTGCAATTGGGGCACTAATACCAATCTTCCCATTTTTCCTTTTTGATGGATCAATTGCAATCTGGAGTTCATTTGCTATTTCAATGTTGTCTCATTTTGCTGTTGGGGCAGCAAGAAGTTTCTTCACAGGTAGAGGTATTTTCCGAAGTGGTTTTGATATGTTTATAGTTGGATTTGGAGTTGCTGCAATTGGATATATTATTGGTGATCTGGTCTTAAAATTATTTTTGTAA
- a CDS encoding DMT family transporter yields the protein MNNKLKSLLFAIASIILWSTSATAFKLTLKGLSVSHLLLISSFTSTIIFFVFMLLNSQKNILLILRGKDFKNNLTLGIINPFLYYLILFKAYSILPAQEALPLNYTWPIVISIFSVLFLKNKLTARTIIGLIIAFMGVITIATRGNIFSLHFHNLLGVSLAIGSSVVWGLFWILNLLDNREPSEKLFGSFLFGTILIAFYVFLFDADFNIQLNYFLGAVYIGFFEMGITFFLWLKALSLSENKAHTATLAYLSPFISLIFISLVLGEKLFASSVLGLVLIVGGILIQQIKQN from the coding sequence ATGAACAACAAATTAAAATCACTTTTGTTCGCCATCGCATCAATTATATTATGGTCAACATCGGCAACTGCTTTCAAACTTACTTTGAAAGGATTGAGTGTTTCTCATCTTCTTTTAATTTCTTCTTTTACAAGTACAATCATTTTTTTTGTTTTTATGTTATTAAATTCTCAAAAAAATATATTATTGATACTCAGAGGTAAAGATTTCAAAAATAACTTAACTCTGGGAATAATTAATCCCTTTCTTTATTATTTAATATTATTCAAAGCATATTCAATTTTACCTGCACAGGAAGCACTTCCATTAAATTACACATGGCCTATTGTAATTTCGATTTTTTCTGTTCTTTTTCTTAAAAATAAACTTACTGCAAGAACAATAATTGGTTTAATTATAGCTTTCATGGGTGTAATAACAATTGCAACAAGAGGAAATATTTTCAGTCTACATTTTCATAATTTACTTGGAGTTTCACTTGCTATAGGAAGTTCTGTAGTTTGGGGATTATTCTGGATACTCAATCTACTCGACAATAGAGAACCATCAGAAAAACTTTTTGGATCATTTTTATTTGGTACTATTTTAATTGCATTCTATGTTTTTCTTTTTGATGCGGACTTTAATATTCAATTAAATTATTTCTTAGGAGCAGTCTATATTGGATTTTTTGAAATGGGCATCACATTCTTTTTGTGGTTGAAAGCATTATCATTAAGCGAAAATAAAGCCCATACCGCAACACTTGCTTATCTTTCTCCATTCATTTCATTAATATTTATCTCATTAGTACTTGGCGAAAAATTATTTGCTTCATCTGTACTGGGACTTGTTCTTATTGTTGGTGGGATATTAATTCAACAAATAAAACAGAATTAA
- a CDS encoding chloride channel protein, with the protein MFFNKKLSRKIFSYSIKHEFTLNILYSIVTGLIVGLAAVLFHNSIEFFNELFFKQTANGLYFLGTYAVIFIPAVGMLIQSIMILLAPDYANKRGVTEVIKAVALSNRIPFRTTIFHFIAPVISIGSGNTVGPEGPAARLGGGIANKLAFLFKLPDNKKRVLTAAGAGAAISAIFNTPIGGIFFALEIILLNEFSTSSFPTLILSSITASAVSRSFLGNKSVFIFHSPEVGNYLQLYHYALLGIFAGIVSFAFVTYSDLLNKFFQIKFIKKIPQWVLMTSIGLIVGISGYFYKYIFGIGYNGINQILSNSLAWQVVFILLILKFMLVPMVLNSGGFGGIFAPSLFIGACLGYLYGISTHTLFGNNIDITAFVLVGMGAVLGGINFIPISAILIIFEMTKDYSFILPLMLAVVTSTMFVQLTLKKSIHERYLEQQGYRIAQRKEINIDFIPVKYAMKKDIDVIHENTPLTVLIKKLVESNHNVFYIVNNSGKINGYISLSNLRELFTSYESIKDILVAKDIASNNITIIKEDDTLETVIRLFEITEIDEFPVVSSDGEKILGTISRNDVISLYNKESLKTELIEQLSFNLIKLEKAKRVKIFEGYSIIEKNVPKDLVGKSLLQLEFRKNFDLEVLMIKKSSTDKENVIFPNSNYVIEKGDSLILFGKDENIDKVENW; encoded by the coding sequence TTGTTTTTTAATAAAAAACTTTCCCGGAAAATTTTTTCATACTCAATCAAGCACGAGTTCACATTAAATATTTTATATTCAATTGTTACTGGATTAATAGTTGGCTTAGCCGCTGTTTTGTTCCACAATTCAATTGAGTTCTTCAATGAACTCTTTTTTAAACAAACTGCAAATGGTTTATATTTCCTTGGTACTTATGCTGTTATTTTTATTCCAGCAGTGGGAATGTTAATTCAAAGTATAATGATTTTATTAGCCCCGGATTATGCAAACAAACGAGGGGTTACAGAAGTTATTAAAGCAGTTGCTCTTAGTAATAGAATCCCATTCAGAACAACAATATTTCATTTTATAGCTCCAGTTATTAGTATTGGCTCTGGAAATACAGTTGGGCCCGAAGGACCAGCAGCTCGTCTGGGAGGAGGAATTGCTAATAAGTTAGCATTTTTATTTAAACTTCCGGATAATAAAAAACGAGTTCTTACTGCAGCTGGAGCTGGTGCTGCTATCTCCGCTATCTTCAATACACCTATTGGAGGAATCTTCTTTGCCCTTGAAATTATTTTATTAAATGAATTTTCTACTTCCAGCTTTCCTACTTTAATTCTTTCATCAATAACTGCAAGTGCTGTATCAAGATCTTTTTTAGGAAATAAATCTGTTTTTATTTTTCATAGTCCAGAAGTAGGTAATTATCTTCAACTTTATCATTATGCTTTGCTTGGAATATTTGCAGGCATTGTTTCTTTTGCATTTGTTACTTATTCAGATTTATTAAATAAATTTTTCCAGATAAAATTTATTAAGAAAATTCCACAGTGGGTTTTAATGACATCTATTGGATTAATTGTAGGTATAAGTGGTTATTTCTATAAATATATTTTTGGAATTGGTTACAACGGAATTAATCAAATTCTTTCGAATTCATTGGCATGGCAAGTAGTTTTTATTTTGTTGATCTTAAAATTTATGCTGGTTCCTATGGTACTGAACTCAGGTGGTTTTGGTGGTATTTTTGCTCCTTCGTTATTTATTGGTGCCTGTCTTGGTTATTTGTATGGAATTTCTACGCATACCTTATTTGGAAATAATATTGATATAACAGCATTTGTGTTAGTTGGAATGGGAGCTGTACTTGGAGGAATTAATTTTATACCTATTTCTGCCATCTTAATAATTTTTGAAATGACAAAAGATTATTCATTTATACTTCCATTAATGCTTGCAGTTGTAACAAGCACAATGTTTGTTCAACTTACGTTAAAAAAATCTATACACGAGAGATACCTTGAACAACAGGGTTATCGAATTGCACAAAGAAAAGAAATAAATATCGATTTTATACCTGTTAAATATGCAATGAAAAAAGATATAGATGTTATTCATGAAAATACACCGCTAACAGTTTTAATCAAGAAATTAGTGGAAAGTAATCATAATGTTTTTTATATAGTTAATAATTCTGGGAAAATTAATGGATACATATCTCTATCGAACTTAAGAGAATTGTTTACTTCGTATGAAAGTATTAAGGATATTCTTGTTGCAAAAGATATTGCTTCGAATAATATCACTATAATCAAAGAAGATGATACATTAGAAACTGTTATTAGATTATTTGAAATTACTGAAATTGATGAATTTCCAGTTGTTTCTTCTGATGGTGAAAAAATACTTGGTACAATTAGTAGAAATGATGTTATTTCTTTATACAATAAAGAAAGCTTAAAAACAGAATTAATTGAGCAACTCTCGTTCAATCTCATTAAACTGGAAAAAGCAAAAAGAGTAAAAATATTTGAAGGATATTCAATAATAGAAAAAAATGTTCCTAAAGATTTAGTCGGGAAATCACTCTTGCAACTTGAATTCAGAAAAAATTTTGATCTGGAAGTTTTAATGATAAAAAAATCATCAACAGATAAGGAAAATGTAATATTCCCTAATTCAAATTATGTTATTGAAAAAGGGGATAGCCTTATTTTATTTGGTAAAGATGAAAATATTGATAAAGTAGAAAACTGGTAA
- a CDS encoding PP2C family protein-serine/threonine phosphatase, translated as MLDPKIFHRKLDSLLSKIGQEKSGKDFLFSIVDELERTFGQDLHIGNGRIYEERENEFVLISSNKNHPEKIPVDSNAIQVLLKSKTYIFDNPELTIDKTVGQNGEYRIPAAITVKSKDQRWIFIFDLMSGWIREEIELCLNAVRTVLSYRLTSEAVKNEMEQAAQIQQSLLPLNAPEFEGLTVAGRSIPAEMVGGDLYDYFNFDDEVFGVCIGDASGHGLPAALLARDVVTGLRMGLEKHLKMVYTFKKLNNVIYRSVYSTSFISLFYAEIEKNGNILYVNAGHPAPLLYDGKEFIELDSTGLIFGALPEINIQRGHAFMKPGSLLVLFSDGITERKNGNKNDFDVSGLKKIIQEHFDKTPDQLLDIVFDTLYVYGGGRNWDDDATLIIIRKEK; from the coding sequence ATGCTCGATCCAAAAATATTTCATAGAAAGCTGGATTCTCTCCTTTCGAAAATTGGACAGGAAAAATCTGGTAAAGATTTTCTCTTTTCAATTGTTGATGAACTCGAAAGAACATTTGGCCAGGATTTACATATTGGCAACGGTAGAATTTATGAAGAAAGAGAAAACGAATTCGTTTTAATATCTTCAAATAAAAATCATCCTGAAAAAATTCCTGTTGATTCAAATGCTATTCAGGTATTACTAAAATCAAAGACGTATATTTTTGATAATCCAGAATTAACGATCGATAAAACTGTTGGACAAAATGGAGAATACAGAATTCCAGCAGCAATTACTGTTAAAAGTAAAGACCAGCGATGGATTTTTATTTTTGATTTAATGAGCGGCTGGATACGTGAAGAAATTGAATTGTGCTTGAATGCAGTAAGAACTGTTCTATCATATAGATTAACTTCTGAAGCTGTAAAAAATGAAATGGAACAGGCTGCTCAAATTCAACAAAGCTTATTGCCGCTCAATGCTCCTGAATTTGAAGGACTAACTGTTGCAGGAAGATCAATTCCTGCAGAGATGGTCGGTGGTGATTTATATGATTACTTTAATTTTGATGACGAAGTTTTTGGTGTATGTATTGGCGATGCAAGTGGTCATGGATTACCTGCTGCATTATTAGCTCGCGATGTTGTTACTGGACTTAGAATGGGACTCGAAAAACATCTTAAAATGGTTTATACATTTAAAAAATTAAATAATGTTATTTATCGCAGTGTATACTCAACAAGTTTTATTTCTCTATTTTATGCAGAAATTGAAAAAAATGGAAATATACTTTATGTAAATGCTGGTCACCCAGCACCATTATTATACGATGGCAAAGAATTTATAGAGCTTGATTCTACCGGATTAATCTTTGGTGCTTTACCAGAAATTAATATACAACGCGGACATGCTTTCATGAAACCCGGAAGCTTACTTGTTCTTTTTAGTGATGGAATTACTGAAAGAAAAAATGGAAATAAAAATGATTTTGATGTCTCTGGATTAAAGAAAATTATTCAAGAACATTTCGATAAAACACCAGATCAATTATTGGATATAGTTTTTGATACACTTTATGTTTATGGCGGCGGAAGAAATTGGGACGACGATGCAACGTTGATAATTATTAGAAAGGAAAAGTAA
- a CDS encoding sodium:proton antiporter, with protein METQSISIPLLSLLPFVLMLLSIAIFPLFWNHFWEKNSNKLIVAIILSFPAAIYLLAANLSDHLYETMVFDYVPFIILLGSLFTITGGIYLSGDIQAKPSVNTLFLGIGAVLASFMGTTGAAMLLIRPVIQTNKERQFKVHTILFFIGIIANCGGLLTPLGDPPLFMMYLRGAHFTWFFKLFPEWFITNALLLLIYFIVDSYYYKKEPISSIQLDRTNIRPIKLEGKINFLWLAGVVLSVAFLNEQYLHFIEKNEYYKFIREAAIAAMAILSLLFTPKLVRQSNNFTWEPIKEVAYLFFGIFITMVPCLLYLEVNAHTLGVTLPHQFYYYTGLLSSFLDNTPTAVTFHSLALGLGINTGNLVAGIPEELLKAISTGAVFFGSMTYIGNGPNFMVKAVAEENNIKMPSFFAYMYKFSLIVLLPIFIIIQLLFI; from the coding sequence ATGGAAACACAAAGTATTTCAATCCCATTATTAAGTTTACTCCCATTCGTTTTGATGTTATTATCAATTGCAATATTCCCTTTATTCTGGAATCACTTCTGGGAAAAAAATTCTAACAAATTAATTGTTGCAATTATACTCAGCTTTCCTGCAGCTATTTATCTTTTAGCAGCAAATTTAAGTGACCACTTATACGAAACGATGGTTTTTGATTATGTGCCATTTATAATTCTTCTTGGTTCCCTTTTTACAATAACAGGAGGAATATATTTATCGGGCGATATTCAGGCAAAGCCTTCTGTAAACACATTATTTTTAGGAATTGGTGCAGTGCTTGCATCATTTATGGGAACAACAGGTGCTGCAATGCTTTTAATTCGTCCTGTCATTCAAACAAATAAAGAAAGACAATTTAAAGTGCACACCATTTTATTTTTCATTGGTATTATTGCTAATTGTGGTGGTTTATTAACACCACTTGGAGATCCACCTTTATTTATGATGTATTTACGCGGTGCACATTTTACCTGGTTCTTTAAATTATTCCCTGAATGGTTTATTACTAATGCACTTCTTCTATTAATTTATTTTATAGTTGATTCATATTATTATAAAAAGGAACCCATTTCTTCCATTCAACTTGATAGAACAAATATTCGTCCAATAAAGTTAGAAGGAAAAATTAACTTTTTGTGGCTTGCAGGTGTTGTTTTATCTGTTGCTTTCCTGAATGAACAATATTTACATTTTATTGAAAAGAATGAATACTATAAATTCATTCGTGAAGCTGCAATTGCTGCTATGGCTATCCTTTCTCTTTTATTTACACCAAAACTTGTAAGACAATCAAACAACTTTACATGGGAACCAATTAAAGAAGTTGCTTATTTGTTCTTTGGAATATTTATAACAATGGTTCCATGTTTACTTTATCTTGAAGTAAATGCACATACTTTAGGTGTTACACTGCCACATCAGTTTTATTATTATACTGGATTATTAAGTAGTTTCCTTGACAATACTCCAACAGCAGTTACATTTCATTCTTTAGCTTTAGGTTTAGGAATTAATACTGGTAATCTTGTTGCTGGAATTCCAGAAGAATTATTAAAAGCAATTTCTACAGGTGCAGTCTTTTTTGGTAGTATGACTTACATAGGAAATGGTCCAAACTTCATGGTTAAAGCAGTTGCAGAAGAAAATAACATTAAAATGCCAAGCTTCTTTGCTTATATGTACAAGTTCTCTTTAATAGTTCTATTACCAATTTTTATAATAATTCAATTATTATTCATATAA
- a CDS encoding asparaginase — protein sequence MKNILIVFTGGTFSMKIDEHTKAAVPFFHGNEIMQLIPEAKNLANISIYEFGNYPGPHMTPQLMFELSKKIKELVNNPAIDGIIVTHGTDTLEETAYFLDLVVKTEKPIVVIGAMKTSSEPDWDGPQNLIDAIHIINNPNSRGMGVLVCLNGEINAASEVTKTHTEDVETFRSLDFGALGFVDKGRVFFNRMPRKLEKFEVDEINPNVDLIKVYAGMDEKFFRFSADSGVDGIVIEAMGVGNVPPKAFEGIKYAVEKNIPVVLVSRCPAGETLDIYGYQGAGKWLKQIGVIFAEYLNGQKARIKLIVCLGITRDINQLRKMFED from the coding sequence ATGAAAAATATATTAATTGTATTTACCGGTGGTACTTTTTCAATGAAAATTGATGAACACACAAAAGCTGCAGTTCCTTTCTTTCATGGGAATGAAATTATGCAACTAATTCCCGAAGCAAAAAATCTTGCAAATATTTCGATTTATGAATTTGGTAATTATCCAGGTCCCCACATGACTCCGCAATTGATGTTTGAGCTATCAAAAAAAATTAAAGAGTTAGTTAATAATCCAGCAATAGATGGAATAATTGTTACTCACGGAACAGATACTCTTGAAGAAACAGCTTACTTTCTGGATTTAGTGGTTAAGACAGAAAAACCAATTGTTGTGATTGGAGCAATGAAAACAAGTTCTGAACCAGACTGGGATGGCCCACAAAATTTAATTGATGCGATTCATATTATTAATAATCCAAATAGCAGAGGCATGGGAGTTTTAGTATGCCTTAATGGAGAAATTAATGCTGCAAGTGAAGTAACAAAAACTCATACAGAAGATGTAGAAACATTTAGAAGTCTCGATTTTGGTGCTCTGGGATTTGTTGATAAAGGGAGAGTATTTTTTAATCGAATGCCAAGAAAGCTTGAAAAATTTGAAGTTGATGAAATTAATCCTAATGTTGATTTAATTAAAGTTTATGCTGGCATGGATGAAAAATTTTTCCGATTCTCTGCCGATAGTGGTGTTGATGGGATTGTTATTGAAGCTATGGGAGTAGGTAATGTTCCACCTAAGGCATTTGAGGGAATAAAATATGCAGTAGAAAAAAATATTCCTGTAGTTCTTGTTTCAAGATGTCCTGCTGGCGAAACACTTGATATTTATGGTTATCAGGGAGCTGGTAAATGGTTAAAACAAATTGGAGTTATTTTTGCGGAATATTTGAATGGACAGAAAGCAAGAATAAAATTAATTGTATGTCTGGGAATAACTCGAGATATTAATCAATTAAGAAAAATGTTTGAAGATTAG